The DNA region GGATTAGGTACTTACCCTATAGCAGTAGCAAGTGTACTCATATTGTATGCCGTACCCGATAATCCTGCACGGGCATTTGCTTGGATTATGTGGACCGCACAAACACTTATGGTATTGTTATTTGGCGGACTGTCTTTCTTACTTTTGCCCATTTATAACAGAAATAGAACCTGATGGAGTCTTTTTACAGTAACGGAAAATTACTGCTTACTTCCGAATACCTTGTGCTAGACGGAGCTAAAGCTCTTGCCTTGCCCACTACTTACGGACAAAGCCTTGCTGTAAAAAAAATTAATGAAGAGAAATTAGTCTGGGAAAGTTACACTCTCCAAGACGAGCTTTGGCTACAAGTAGAATTTGACTTGCCCCGATTGCGGATAATCTCAGCAACTTTTGATTCCTCTAAAGATGGCGGTGGAGATTTATTAGCTGAAAAACTGCGAGAAATATTGTTATCTGCTAAAAAATCTAACCCTAAATTTTTATCTGACGGTCACGGTGTTTATGTGAGAACAAAGCTAGATTTTCCAAGAAATTGGGGATTGGGAACTTCCTCAACCTTAATCAATAATATTGCCCAATGGGCTGGTGTTGATGCTTTTCAATTGCAGTTTTCTAATTTTGGAGGTAGTGGTTATGATATCGCCTGTGCACAAAAAGATGTACCAATTTTATATCAATTATTAGATGGAAAGCCACAAATTGATAATATAGTTTTTAATCCAACTTTTAAAGATCAACTCTATTTTGTGCATCTCAATAAAAAACAAAATAGCCGTGAAGGAATTGCAAAATATAGAAATTTTAAAGGAACTATAAACACCTTGGTGGATGAAATTTCGGGATTAACCAATCAATTTATTAAAAGTAAAACTTTAGCTGATTTTGAAATATTAATTGCTGAACATGAAAGAATAATTTCAAAAATAATTGACCAAAAACCCATTCAACAACATTTCTTTTCTGATTATTTTGGACAAACAAAAAGCCTAGGTGCTTGGGGAGGTGATTTTATCCTGGCTACTGGAAACAATGATACGCCTGCTTATTTCAAGCAAAAGGGTTTTGAAACTGTAATCTCATATTCCGATATGATTTTATGAAACAAAGCATTGTAATCATAGGTGGAGGAGCAGCAGGGTTTTTTGCAGCAATTACTTGTGCTGAAAATAATCCAAAAGCCAAAATTACAATACTTGAACGAGGGAAAGATGTGCTTCAAAAAGTAAAAATATCTGGTGGTGGAAGATGCAACGTTACCCATGCCTGTTTTGATCCAAAGGAACTTTGTGAATTTTACCCCAGAGGTAAAAAAGAATTGTTAGGGCCCTTCCATCAATTTATGACTGGAGATACCATGCAATGGTTTGAAAACCGTGGCGTTGAATTAAAAATAGAAGCTGACAATCGTGTTTTCCCAGTTTCCAATTCTTCACAAAGTATTATTGATGTGTTGACAAATACAACCGAAAAGTTAGGAATACAAGTTAAATTAAATCATCGTGTTGAAGCGTTTGAAAAGCAAGAAGAGCTCTGGAAAATTTTAACAAGCAAAGGTAATTTTATAGCCGATAAACTATTGGTTGCTACTGGCAGTAATACCAAAATTTGGGAGCTATTGAGTAACTTAGGGCATACAATAGTTCCACCCGTTCCTTCATTATTTACTTTTAAAATAAACGACAAACGGATTAAAGAAATTCCCGGGGTTACAGTTGCAAATGCAACGGTTTCTATTGTAAATTCGCAATTTGAATCTAATGGGCCACTATTGATTACACACTGGGGTATGAGCGGTCCCGCCGTTTTAAAATTATCAGCTTTTGGGGCTCGTTTTTTGGCTGAAAAAAACTATCAATATAATGTTAAGGTTAACTGGCTTTCACAATCTAAACAGCAGGTTTTCGACAGCTTAAAAACCTTCAGAAAAGAACATCAAAAAAAACAGGTAATAGTAAAGTCTGTTTTCGAAGAAATACCTAAACGCTTATGGATAAACTTAGTTTTAGCCTCTGAAATTAAAAGTGATTCCAATTGGGCGGATGTTTCAAACAAACAACTAGAAAATTTAACCAATCAATTAACCACAAGTATTTTTAATGCCAATGGTAAATCTACTTTTAAAGAAGAGTTTGTCACCGCGGGCGGAGTCGACTTAAAAGAAATAAACTTTAAACGCTTCGAAAGCAAGTTGAATAGTAATCTATTCTTTGCTGGTGAAGTATTAAATATTGATGCCATTACGGGCGGGTTTAACTTCCAAAATGCCTGGACAGGCGGTTATATTGTGGGTAATACTATGACGAAATCTAACAACAAGTAATCCTCGTTCGATATTTATTCCATACCAATTTACCTTTTGGAAATAGTACTAGTATATGAAGTACGGCTAGTAAAATAGCACCAGGTATAGTATTTTCAGCAACAAAAATCATTAATGTGCCTCCCGTTGTTTCATTTAAATTTTGTATAGCTATAGGGTCAAGTCCCATTATGTTCATTTTAATACCAATAATTAAAGCTATGGCCGCAAAATGAAATCCGTTGGCAAATAGGTGTATAATATATTCCCATCGAGGCAAACCACCCATAAATTTTCTGCTATCGCCTTCGGCATAAGCATCTATTCCCAAAACAATAATATCGAGCAATACTAAAATTACGCCTATCCAAAAACCGATTTGGGAGTTACTCAAAAACAAAAACCAAACAATTAGCGGAAATAATATTGCTCTAACGGTATGTGTTTTGTGTTCAAAAACACTTTCTTTTTGGTTAAACAACCCGTACTTCCAAATGTGTAAGTAAAATCCATCATAGGTTGCCAACGCCATAAAAAGTAGTAGACAAAAACTACTTAAATAAAATAGTATTTCCATATTAATTTTGTTTTAGTTGTTATTGAACTGGTTTAAACTTTTTCCATTTGCTAAAAAATTGTACTTTTTCACTCATTTTTTGTCTTTTCATCCTTCCTTAGCTCTGCTAGGCAAATCAAAAAAGCCTTCAAATAAGCAAAAAATGACTAATTTTCGCTTAAACGCGAAAAGTTTAAACCAGTTCATTTATTTTTGAAAAAACATAAAATAATTCTGTCGCAATTTGCAGGCTTCTTTCATTATATTTTGCTAATTGCTCGGGCGTATTATCAAACTTCTTAGGGTCTTCAAAAGTAATCGGAATTCGTTTTTCGGCTCCAGCTATAAATGGGCAATTTTCATCTGCGTGTGAGCAAGTCATGATTGCTGCATAACCTGAATTTGGGTTGAAGGTGTCATCAAAAGTCTTTGAAAATCCAATTACGGGATGCTCATTTTCAGAATACTTAATAGCATATACCGGATTTTTCCCTTCGGATAACTTCTTAATTTTAAAACCTGTATTTTGCAACGTCTCTACTACTTTTGAAAAAAGTGCAGTGGCTTCGGTACCTCCAGAATAGCAAAATACGTTATTAATGTTATAATATGAAGCTGCTGTTTTAGCCCAAATTTGGGATAGGTGACTCCTTCTGGAGTTATGTGTGCAAATAAAATTTAATAGTATTGGCTGTTTAGCATTTACCTTTGACTGAATATACTCGATTAAAGGTTGCAACATGTTTTTACGTTCATCCAAAATGCTTTTTGCACTGAATGTTTGTATTGCGTTTTCTATTTCAGCAAAAAGCTTACTATTTGAATTCATAATTTGATTTCGAATTTTAACAACAACCGCTATTCGGATTGCAACAAGATTCAGATGAAACTTGTAACTCTTTTTCTGGCACTACACATAACTCAGGTGCTTTACATTCTGTTTTAACAGCAAACAGCTTTACAATTAATTTGTTGTCATTAGATTGAACCTTATCAATGGATAGTACGGAAGTATGAAAATCAGCATTGCCATATTCAACTTTTACTTCAGTATCTAGCCATAAAGGTCTAATGGAATTAACGCGATTTAAAATAGAAAGTGCCTTATCCGTTGTTAAGTAATCTTCTTTTCCTATTTCTGAGGGGCTCTCCCATAATTGAATATGTGTCTCTTTCCAATCATTTGTTGTTCCACCACAATCAACGGTTTCAAATGTTACGTTTTTAACTTCGGTTAAATGATAATTTGCCAAGGCAAATTTACCTTCTGCATACTCAAACAAAAGCTCTTTCTGTTTGTTGGCTTCTAATATTTCCAATAATTTTTTAGTATTCATAATTAAACTATTTTAATGTATTCCTATAATTTTGCTTCTTCTTTCCATAATAATATTATCGTGCCATATTCCATCTCGCTTTGCCACTTTTTCTCTGTAGCCAATTTCTCTAAATCCAATTTTTTTATGAAGGTTGATACTGGCTATGTTTCCACGGAAAATACCGGCTTGCAACGTCCAAATACCATTGTTTTCACTTTCAACAATTAGTTTTTCCAATAATTGAATTCCTATTCCTTGATGAGCGTAATCTGTGTGTACATAAACACTAACCTCTGCTACACCTTTATAAACTTCTCTACTTGAAACGATTGAAAGTGCTGCCCAGCCCATTATTTTGTTTTCAGACCAAGCCGCCAAACGCGGGTGTTTTAAAAACTTAATATCCCATTTTTCCCAACTGGGAACCTCGGTTTCAAACGTGGCAATACCCGTTTCAATACCAAGCATGTAAATTTCTGAAACTGCACTCCAATCTTCAATAGCTATATGTTTTATTTCAATTTTCAAACCGCAGCTTAACAACATGTAATGGTTTTAAAGTCCAGTTTAAAAAGTGTTGAGAAAAGTGTTGTAGCCTTTTTCCAATTCTTTTGGTGGATACAATATTTAATTTTTGGAGGATTTATTTCCCCCTCGATCAATCCCGCGTCTTTCAGTTCTTTTAAATGTTGTGATATAGTGGATTGTGCCAATGGTAACATTTCGACCAAATCTCCAGTATAGCAACAGCTCTGGTTACTCAGGTATTTTAAAATAATAAGCCGTGTAGGATGCCCCAATGCTTTGGCAAATTTTGCCAAGACTTCCGCTTCTTCACTAAATTCTATATGTCGTAATGTTTTATTCATAGTTAATCGCAAATGTACGATTAATATTTGAATTGCAAAATTTTATTAATACTTTTGATGAAATTCTCTATTAGGTATGTACCTCTTCGATAATCTTGTTGACTCAACTAAAAACCTATTACCCAAAGAAGGTACGGTAAATTATTATGGAAGATTATTAAGCCAACAGGAAGCAACAGGTTACTATGACAGTTTATTAAAGAACATTGAATGGAAAAACGATATTGCCATTATCTTTGGTAAACGCATAGAAACCAAACGCAAAGTAGCTTGGTATGCCGAAAAGCCTTTTGAATATACCTATTCCAACAATACAAAATTGGCGTTACCATGGACAAAAGAACTATTAGAATTAAAACAAATAGTAGAGGCAAAAACGGGAGAAACATTTAACTCATGCCTGTTGAACCTCTACCACAATGGTTCGGAAGGTATGGCCTGGCATAGTGATGGTGAAAAGGATTTAAAAAAGAACGGTGCAATTGCCTCCTTAAGTTTTGGAGCAGAACGTAAATTCGCTTTTAAACATAAAGAAAGCAAAGAAGTAGTTTCTCTAGTCTTAGAACACGGAAGTCTTTTGGTAATGAAAGATGAAACTCAAACACATTGGCTGCACAGATTGCCACCAACTAAAAAATTCTTTAAACCGAGGGTGAATTTGACTTTTAGAACTATTGAAAAATAAATTCCAAACCCCAAGTCGTTGAAATTTGTTAGTTACTAAGCGGAGCTTAGTTAGCTACTTCTGCCCTATGCGGTTTTAAAGCATCACGATACGTAATCATGTCTTTTTCATCAACTGCAATAAAAGCGGTTGCATTATATTCAGAAAATTCTGCTACCTCAACCTCATGGTAAGTCAAGTTTTCCTTTACCGCAAACTCTTTTAAATGTATAGCATGATGTTTAGCCGTAGGCAAAGCTTCAGGCCCTCTAAAGTCCCAAATGAGTTTTATTTTTCTGTTCAATTTTAATCTTTTAAAGAGCAAAAATAAACTTTATTCCTTTTGCAGTTTATGTTCTTTCCCTCCAAAATTGAGAATCATAGAATTATCCGAAAGATTAAAGCTAAATTTTATTCCCATTGAGTCGTAACTGAAGGTGTCTTTTTTTGTAGCAATTAATTTAAAAGCAGGTTGACCCGTTGCTTGAGCAATTAGTGTATTTCCTTCTTTAGTAAAAGTTACTTTTGCAGGAAATGTTGAGCCGCTATAAACTCCCAAATACACATCTAAATCTTCACTTTTTAATTCAATATTAGATTTACTTTCAAGTTTTGGGTCATTACTGAAATAGGTTTCTAATATGGATATTAAAGTTGGTACTACTGAAGTATTTGAAGCATTAAAACAAAATGCAATTGAAACATTTTTACTGGGAATGTATGCAGCCATAGCTCTGAAACCATCAATTCCGCCATCGTGTCCATATACCTTCATCCCTTTAAAAACCAATTGAGACATTCCTATTCCCATATTCTCGTTTACGGTTTTCATTTTTTTCAAAGCTGTTTTTGAAGTTAAGTTACCTGAAAAGAGATTGTCATAAAATATGTTCAGTTCTCTAGGGGTCGCTACAATTGCCCCTGCTCCCATTGGTCCGGTTAAATCGGTTTCCAATGTTATTGGTTTCCATTCAGGATCTTCCTGATAATAAGATAATGCCTCATTTTTCTCTGGGCTTATTTTCTTACCATATAGAGTTCTTGTCAAATTAAGTGGTTCTATAATTCGAGTATTCAAAATCTCAGAAAACAGCTTTTTATCAATGTCTTCAGCAATATAAGAGAGTAAAATATAATTGGTATTTGAATATGATGTTTTTGTATTAGGTTCAAAATCTACTCCATTTTTAATAGCTTTTTCAAGCATTTCTTTTCTACTTCTCGGCTTACTTATCCAAAGCATAAACCCTTCTTCAGAAGTTATATTATATAAACCACTTCTATGATATAACAAATTTTCAATAGTTATTTTTTCTGCATTTTTAATTTCAGGAAAGTAAGTGCTTAGCTTAGTATTCAAACTCAACTTTTCCTCATCAATCAATTGCATTATAATTGTGGCCGTAAACGTTTTGGTGATGGAGCCAATTCTATATTTAGTAAATGCATCGGCTTTAGTTTTTGAATTAAGATTTGAAAAACCTATGGATTTTTGATAAACTTCCTCTCCGTCTTTAAAAATGGAAACCGTGCCCATTGCCATATTACTTTCTTCAATGCTATTTAATAAACTATCAAGTTTAGTTTTGTTAATAGTTTGAGATTGTAAGTAAGAGCAAAATAAAAGTGCCGCTATTATAATAAATCGTATCATTCTTTATTTTTTTAACCATGTTAACACAATAATCCCTAATCTGCCTATTAAAAACACAACCATACCAAAAACAGGAGATAGCATACTTATTTTTATACCGCTAGCCAAAACTGCAGGTGAAATATTATCAATAGACTCTATCGCATCAAATCCACCAATCATACCAATAAGCTGGCCTAAAAAACCCCAAACCAAAGCAAATAATGTTATGGAGCTTATAAGTTTAATGGTTTTACTAGAAGATTCTTTTTTTAGCAAACCTTGAACAATTAAAATAATAACCAGAATTAAAATTAGAAGTAACGGATACATAAAAAATGGGCCTCCTTCACTAAGTCTATCAAACATAATATTTAGATTTTAAAATTAATAATAGCCAAATGTATCTATTACTCTCCATACATTTTTAAATTAGCGATAAAACAACAAATAAGTACGACAAATAACCTTTTTAGCCTTCTTTGTATATTTTTTGTGCAAAAAACAAGCTTAAATTGGTAATTCGCCTATGAAATTACGCACATTGAAATAAATTAAGCAACTTGCATCATTAAAAGCTGTAAATAGTAATAATGAATATAAACCTACTTCATAAAAGTAAATTTATACCCGTGCATTTTATACTATGGGTAGGTGTATGGTTTTTCTTTGTTTATTTTTTTAGTTATAACTCTAACAACACAAAATATGTAACTTGGTTTTCAAGTCTTCTCTTACCCATAACCATGGCTACTACCTACTTTATGGTGTATTATTTAATCCCCAACTACTTATTAGTCAAAAAGTATTTTCTCTTTGTTCTTTATGGTTTATATACTGCTGTTTTTTCTACTTATTTGATTGTCCTCGCTATTTTTGGAAGTTTTATTTTCCTGTCGAATATGGAAATAAAAAAAATGCCACCAATGAGTCGGAATTTTGTATTTATTCTAATTCTAGTGTATTTAATAGTTGCTATTTTTAGTTTTATAAGTTTGCTAAATCATAATTTTAAAACCATTTCTAAAAATAAAG from Aureibaculum sp. 2308TA14-22 includes:
- a CDS encoding DUF6428 family protein, with the translated sequence MNTKKLLEILEANKQKELLFEYAEGKFALANYHLTEVKNVTFETVDCGGTTNDWKETHIQLWESPSEIGKEDYLTTDKALSILNRVNSIRPLWLDTEVKVEYGNADFHTSVLSIDKVQSNDNKLIVKLFAVKTECKAPELCVVPEKELQVSSESCCNPNSGCC
- a CDS encoding BaiN/RdsA family NAD(P)/FAD-dependent oxidoreductase; this translates as MKQSIVIIGGGAAGFFAAITCAENNPKAKITILERGKDVLQKVKISGGGRCNVTHACFDPKELCEFYPRGKKELLGPFHQFMTGDTMQWFENRGVELKIEADNRVFPVSNSSQSIIDVLTNTTEKLGIQVKLNHRVEAFEKQEELWKILTSKGNFIADKLLVATGSNTKIWELLSNLGHTIVPPVPSLFTFKINDKRIKEIPGVTVANATVSIVNSQFESNGPLLITHWGMSGPAVLKLSAFGARFLAEKNYQYNVKVNWLSQSKQQVFDSLKTFRKEHQKKQVIVKSVFEEIPKRLWINLVLASEIKSDSNWADVSNKQLENLTNQLTTSIFNANGKSTFKEEFVTAGGVDLKEINFKRFESKLNSNLFFAGEVLNIDAITGGFNFQNAWTGGYIVGNTMTKSNNK
- a CDS encoding MotA/TolQ/ExbB proton channel family protein, whose protein sequence is MFDRLSEGGPFFMYPLLLILILVIILIVQGLLKKESSSKTIKLISSITLFALVWGFLGQLIGMIGGFDAIESIDNISPAVLASGIKISMLSPVFGMVVFLIGRLGIIVLTWLKK
- a CDS encoding alpha-ketoglutarate-dependent dioxygenase AlkB family protein, encoding MYLFDNLVDSTKNLLPKEGTVNYYGRLLSQQEATGYYDSLLKNIEWKNDIAIIFGKRIETKRKVAWYAEKPFEYTYSNNTKLALPWTKELLELKQIVEAKTGETFNSCLLNLYHNGSEGMAWHSDGEKDLKKNGAIASLSFGAERKFAFKHKESKEVVSLVLEHGSLLVMKDETQTHWLHRLPPTKKFFKPRVNLTFRTIEK
- a CDS encoding low molecular weight phosphatase family protein — translated: MNSNSKLFAEIENAIQTFSAKSILDERKNMLQPLIEYIQSKVNAKQPILLNFICTHNSRRSHLSQIWAKTAASYYNINNVFCYSGGTEATALFSKVVETLQNTGFKIKKLSEGKNPVYAIKYSENEHPVIGFSKTFDDTFNPNSGYAAIMTCSHADENCPFIAGAEKRIPITFEDPKKFDNTPEQLAKYNERSLQIATELFYVFSKINELV
- a CDS encoding ArsR/SmtB family transcription factor, whose translation is MNKTLRHIEFSEEAEVLAKFAKALGHPTRLIILKYLSNQSCCYTGDLVEMLPLAQSTISQHLKELKDAGLIEGEINPPKIKYCIHQKNWKKATTLFSTLFKLDFKTITCC
- a CDS encoding GNAT family N-acetyltransferase, which encodes MLLSCGLKIEIKHIAIEDWSAVSEIYMLGIETGIATFETEVPSWEKWDIKFLKHPRLAAWSENKIMGWAALSIVSSREVYKGVAEVSVYVHTDYAHQGIGIQLLEKLIVESENNGIWTLQAGIFRGNIASINLHKKIGFREIGYREKVAKRDGIWHDNIIMERRSKIIGIH
- a CDS encoding serine hydrolase domain-containing protein translates to MIRFIIIAALLFCSYLQSQTINKTKLDSLLNSIEESNMAMGTVSIFKDGEEVYQKSIGFSNLNSKTKADAFTKYRIGSITKTFTATIIMQLIDEEKLSLNTKLSTYFPEIKNAEKITIENLLYHRSGLYNITSEEGFMLWISKPRSRKEMLEKAIKNGVDFEPNTKTSYSNTNYILLSYIAEDIDKKLFSEILNTRIIEPLNLTRTLYGKKISPEKNEALSYYQEDPEWKPITLETDLTGPMGAGAIVATPRELNIFYDNLFSGNLTSKTALKKMKTVNENMGIGMSQLVFKGMKVYGHDGGIDGFRAMAAYIPSKNVSIAFCFNASNTSVVPTLISILETYFSNDPKLESKSNIELKSEDLDVYLGVYSGSTFPAKVTFTKEGNTLIAQATGQPAFKLIATKKDTFSYDSMGIKFSFNLSDNSMILNFGGKEHKLQKE
- a CDS encoding GYDIA family GHMP kinase produces the protein MESFYSNGKLLLTSEYLVLDGAKALALPTTYGQSLAVKKINEEKLVWESYTLQDELWLQVEFDLPRLRIISATFDSSKDGGGDLLAEKLREILLSAKKSNPKFLSDGHGVYVRTKLDFPRNWGLGTSSTLINNIAQWAGVDAFQLQFSNFGGSGYDIACAQKDVPILYQLLDGKPQIDNIVFNPTFKDQLYFVHLNKKQNSREGIAKYRNFKGTINTLVDEISGLTNQFIKSKTLADFEILIAEHERIISKIIDQKPIQQHFFSDYFGQTKSLGAWGGDFILATGNNDTPAYFKQKGFETVISYSDMIL